A genome region from Mycobacterium florentinum includes the following:
- a CDS encoding adenylate/guanylate cyclase domain-containing protein, whose translation MSKHTATQWWHSANRSPDVVAFIRRARRMLPGDPEFGDPLSTAGDGGPRAAARAADRLLGDRDAASREVSLSVLQVWQALTEAVSRRPANPEVTLVFTDLVGFSTWSLQAGDDAALSLLRQLARAVEPPLLDAGGHIVKRMGDGIMAVFRRPDVAVRAVLAADEAVKDVEVAGYRPRMRVGIHTGRPQRLAADWLGVDVNIAARVMDRAPKGGIMISSSALDLIPQSELDALGVVAKRARKSVFTPKTPGIPPDLAIYRLEYS comes from the coding sequence GTGTCGAAACACACCGCGACCCAGTGGTGGCACAGCGCCAATCGCAGCCCGGACGTGGTGGCGTTCATCCGGCGGGCGCGACGGATGCTGCCCGGGGATCCTGAATTCGGTGACCCGCTCTCGACCGCGGGTGACGGCGGCCCGCGGGCGGCGGCCCGAGCCGCCGACCGGCTGCTGGGGGATCGCGACGCGGCGTCGCGCGAGGTCAGTCTGAGCGTGCTGCAGGTCTGGCAGGCGCTCACCGAGGCGGTGTCGCGTCGGCCGGCGAATCCGGAGGTCACACTGGTCTTCACCGACCTGGTCGGCTTCTCGACCTGGTCGCTGCAGGCCGGTGACGACGCGGCGCTGAGCCTGCTGCGCCAGCTGGCCCGCGCCGTGGAGCCCCCGCTGCTCGATGCGGGCGGGCACATCGTCAAACGGATGGGCGACGGCATCATGGCCGTGTTCCGCCGCCCGGACGTCGCGGTGCGCGCCGTGCTGGCCGCAGACGAGGCGGTGAAAGACGTCGAGGTGGCGGGCTATCGGCCCCGGATGCGGGTCGGCATCCACACCGGACGGCCGCAGCGGCTGGCCGCCGACTGGCTCGGCGTCGACGTCAATATCGCCGCTCGGGTGATGGATCGCGCCCCCAAAGGCGGGATCATGATTTCGAGTTCGGCCCTGGATCTGATCCCGCAAAGTGAGCTGGACGCGTTGGGTGTCGTTGCTAAACGTGCACGTAAATCCGTGTTCACGCCCAAGACGCCGGGCATCCCGCCGGACTTGGCGATTTACCGTCTCGAATACTCTTAG
- the rpmI gene encoding 50S ribosomal protein L35, whose protein sequence is MPKAKSHSGATKRFRRTGTGKIVRQKVNRRHLLEHKPSKRTRRLDGRTDVAANDTKRVNAMLNG, encoded by the coding sequence ATGCCCAAGGCCAAGTCCCACAGCGGCGCGACCAAGCGATTCCGGCGTACCGGGACCGGAAAGATCGTCCGCCAGAAAGTCAATCGTCGACACTTGCTCGAGCACAAGCCGAGCAAGCGCACCCGCCGGCTCGACGGCCGCACCGACGTTGCCGCCAACGACACCAAGCGCGTCAACGCGATGCTGAACGGCTGA
- a CDS encoding oxygenase MpaB family protein gives MTTASTTSADPLGPDSLTWKYFGDLRTGMMGVWIGAIQNMYPQLGAGVEEHSILLREPLQRVARSVYPIMGVVYDGERAALTGEQIKHYHDTIKGIDAEGRRYHALNPETFYWAHATFFMLIVKVAEYFCGGLTEAEKRQLFDEHVQWYRMYGMSMRPVPESWEEFQEYWDRVCRDELEINQATLDIFRIRIPKPKFVLMPTPIWDQILKPLVAGQRWIAAGLFEPAVREKAGMRWTPGDEILLRVFGKLIALAFLAVPDEIRLHPRALAAYRRAEGRAPIDAPLVEAPEFVAPPRDRRGLPMHYFPPHKSLIERAGSLVHTTLSLAGLRPAGGRGRAA, from the coding sequence ATGACTACCGCATCGACCACATCCGCTGATCCACTCGGCCCAGATTCCCTGACCTGGAAGTACTTTGGCGACCTGCGCACCGGAATGATGGGCGTCTGGATCGGGGCGATCCAGAACATGTACCCACAGCTCGGCGCGGGCGTCGAGGAGCATTCGATCCTGCTGCGCGAGCCCCTGCAGCGGGTGGCCCGGTCGGTGTACCCGATCATGGGCGTGGTCTACGACGGCGAGCGCGCGGCGCTGACCGGTGAACAGATCAAGCACTACCACGACACCATCAAGGGAATCGATGCCGAAGGGCGCCGTTACCACGCGTTGAACCCGGAGACCTTCTACTGGGCGCACGCGACGTTCTTCATGCTCATCGTCAAGGTCGCCGAATACTTCTGCGGCGGGCTGACCGAGGCCGAGAAGCGTCAGCTGTTCGACGAGCACGTGCAGTGGTACCGGATGTACGGCATGAGCATGCGGCCGGTGCCCGAATCCTGGGAGGAATTCCAGGAGTACTGGGACCGGGTCTGCCGCGACGAGCTGGAGATCAACCAGGCGACGCTGGACATCTTCCGGATCCGCATCCCGAAGCCGAAGTTCGTCCTGATGCCCACGCCCATTTGGGACCAGATCCTCAAGCCGCTGGTGGCCGGTCAGCGCTGGATCGCCGCCGGGCTGTTCGAGCCCGCGGTGCGCGAGAAAGCGGGCATGCGCTGGACGCCGGGCGACGAAATCCTGCTGCGCGTGTTCGGCAAGCTGATCGCGCTGGCGTTCCTGGCGGTGCCCGACGAAATCCGGCTGCACCCGCGGGCGCTGGCCGCCTACCGCCGCGCCGAGGGCCGGGCCCCGATCGACGCACCGCTGGTCGAGGCGCCCGAGTTCGTGGCGCCGCCCCGCGACCGCCGCGGCCTGCCGATGCACTATTTTCCGCCGCACAAGTCGTTGATCGAGCGGGCCGGATCGCTGGTGCACACCACGCTCTCGCTGGCCGGGCTGCGGCCCGCCGGGGGTCGCGGACGAGCGGCCTAA
- the rplT gene encoding 50S ribosomal protein L20 gives MARVKRAVNAHKKRRSVLTASKGYRGQRSRLYRKAKEQQLHSLQYAYRDRRARKGEFRKLWISRINAAARANDITYNRLIQGLKAAGVEVDRKNLADIAITDPAAFTALVDVARAALPKDVNAPSGEAA, from the coding sequence ATGGCACGCGTGAAGCGGGCGGTCAACGCCCACAAGAAGAGGCGCAGCGTCCTGACGGCCTCGAAAGGCTATCGCGGCCAGCGGTCTCGGCTCTACCGCAAAGCCAAAGAGCAGCAGCTGCATTCGTTGCAGTACGCCTACCGCGACCGCCGTGCGCGCAAGGGCGAGTTCCGCAAGTTGTGGATCTCGCGGATCAACGCCGCGGCGCGCGCCAACGACATCACCTACAACCGGCTGATCCAGGGCCTCAAGGCCGCCGGTGTGGAAGTCGACCGCAAAAACCTTGCCGACATTGCGATCACCGATCCGGCAGCGTTCACCGCGCTGGTCGATGTCGCCCGGGCGGCACTGCCCAAGGACGTCAACGCGCCCTCCGGAGAAGCTGCTTAA
- a CDS encoding TrmH family RNA methyltransferase: MLTERSARVVAAVKLHRHVVRRRANQFLAEGQNLVEAASARGLVREVFVTELAAQRHATLLATQQCPVNVVTDRAAKALSDTVTPAGLVAVCDMPATGLRHALAGSPRLVAVAVEISEPGNAGTLIRLADAMGAAAVILAGHSVDPYNGKCLRASAGSIFSLPVVAEPDVDAVLGAVRAAGLQALATTVDGGTRLDEADALLATPTAWLFGPESHGLPEEITDQADHRVRIPMSGGAESLNVAAAAAICLYQSAQALGVLQRF, from the coding sequence GTGCTCACCGAGCGCTCGGCCCGGGTGGTCGCGGCGGTCAAGTTGCATCGCCATGTGGTGCGGCGGCGGGCGAACCAGTTCCTGGCCGAGGGCCAAAACCTGGTCGAGGCCGCGTCGGCGCGCGGATTGGTGCGCGAGGTGTTCGTCACCGAACTGGCGGCGCAGCGGCACGCGACACTGCTGGCCACCCAGCAGTGTCCCGTCAATGTCGTCACCGATCGTGCGGCAAAAGCCTTGTCCGACACCGTTACTCCGGCCGGGCTGGTGGCCGTGTGCGACATGCCGGCGACCGGACTGCGCCACGCGCTGGCCGGTTCGCCGCGGCTGGTCGCGGTTGCCGTCGAGATCAGCGAGCCGGGCAACGCGGGCACGCTGATCCGCCTCGCCGACGCGATGGGCGCCGCGGCGGTGATTCTCGCCGGGCACAGCGTCGACCCCTACAACGGCAAATGTTTGCGCGCGTCGGCCGGCAGCATCTTCTCGCTTCCGGTCGTCGCCGAACCTGACGTCGACGCGGTGCTGGGCGCGGTACGTGCCGCCGGGCTGCAGGCGCTGGCCACCACCGTCGACGGCGGCACCCGTCTGGACGAGGCCGATGCGCTGCTGGCCACGCCGACCGCCTGGCTGTTCGGTCCCGAATCGCACGGCCTGCCCGAAGAGATCACCGACCAGGCCGACCATCGCGTGCGCATCCCGATGTCGGGCGGCGCGGAGAGCCTGAATGTGGCTGCCGCCGCGGCGATATGTCTGTACCAGAGCGCACAGGCGCTCGGTGTGCTGCAGCGCTTTTAG
- a CDS encoding rhomboid-like protein: MLGGFFSRLGRVRFTVGYVAVLLAVSCAILVLGQHAHDVIVQRASTNLHNLAHGHIGTLLGSALVVDAGPLYFWLPFLTCLLALAELHLQTIRLVIAFLVGHIGATLVVAAALASAVEFGWLPISVARASDVGMSYGALAVLGAMTAAIPQRWRPAWVGWWISAGLASATIGADFTDAGHTVAVILGVLVSARFRQPIRWTPVLSAMLVASSGFGFLVLAHHWGTMAAAPIVGALGAFVAHKIVQLRAAPDALPAPGADGEEAHSGLQPALVG; the protein is encoded by the coding sequence ATGCTTGGGGGATTCTTTTCCCGGCTTGGCCGGGTCCGTTTTACCGTGGGGTATGTAGCGGTTCTGCTTGCTGTCAGCTGCGCCATCCTGGTGCTGGGTCAGCACGCGCATGACGTGATCGTCCAGCGCGCCAGCACCAACCTGCACAACCTGGCGCACGGGCACATCGGAACGCTGTTGGGCAGCGCGCTGGTCGTCGACGCCGGTCCGCTCTACTTCTGGCTGCCGTTCCTGACCTGCCTGCTGGCCCTTGCCGAGCTGCATCTGCAGACCATCCGGCTGGTGATCGCGTTCCTGGTCGGCCACATCGGCGCGACCCTGGTTGTGGCCGCCGCACTTGCCTCCGCGGTCGAGTTCGGCTGGCTGCCGATCTCCGTCGCGCGGGCCAGTGATGTCGGGATGAGCTACGGCGCGCTGGCGGTGCTCGGCGCGATGACGGCGGCGATACCGCAGCGGTGGCGTCCGGCGTGGGTCGGCTGGTGGATCTCGGCGGGCCTGGCCTCGGCGACCATCGGTGCCGACTTCACCGATGCCGGGCACACCGTCGCCGTGATCCTGGGCGTGCTGGTGTCCGCCCGGTTCCGGCAACCGATCCGCTGGACGCCGGTGCTGAGCGCGATGCTGGTCGCGTCGTCCGGCTTCGGGTTCCTGGTGCTTGCTCACCACTGGGGCACGATGGCCGCGGCTCCAATCGTCGGGGCGCTCGGCGCGTTTGTGGCGCACAAGATCGTCCAGCTCAGGGCCGCGCCCGACGCGCTGCCGGCTCCCGGCGCGGACGGCGAGGAAGCGCACAGCGGCCTGCAGCCCGCTCTGGTCGGCTGA
- the infC gene encoding translation initiation factor IF-3 — protein sequence MSTETRVNERIRVPEVRLIGPGGEQVGIVRIEDALRVAADADLDLVEVAPNARPPVCKIMDYGKFKYEAAQKARESRRNQQQTVVKEQKLRPKIDDHDYETKKGHVIRFLEAGSKVKVTIMFRGREQSRPELGYRLLQRLGADVAEYGFVETSAKQDGRNMTMVLAPHRGAKTRARAQHPEQPGPAPEQAADETGDTAASPN from the coding sequence ATCAGCACTGAGACCCGCGTCAACGAGCGCATTCGCGTACCTGAAGTCCGACTGATCGGCCCAGGGGGGGAGCAGGTAGGCATCGTGCGCATCGAAGACGCATTGCGCGTCGCCGCGGACGCCGATCTCGACCTCGTCGAAGTTGCCCCGAACGCCAGACCTCCGGTCTGCAAGATCATGGACTACGGCAAGTTCAAGTACGAGGCGGCGCAAAAGGCGCGCGAATCCCGCCGGAACCAGCAGCAGACCGTGGTCAAAGAGCAAAAGCTGCGACCCAAGATCGACGACCACGATTACGAGACCAAGAAGGGCCACGTAATCCGCTTCCTGGAGGCGGGGTCGAAGGTAAAGGTCACCATCATGTTCCGCGGACGCGAGCAGTCGCGGCCCGAGCTGGGCTACCGATTGCTGCAGCGTCTGGGCGCGGATGTCGCCGAATACGGATTCGTCGAAACGTCCGCCAAGCAGGACGGCCGCAACATGACGATGGTGCTGGCACCGCACCGCGGTGCCAAGACCCGCGCCAGGGCGCAGCACCCCGAGCAACCGGGACCCGCGCCGGAGCAGGCCGCCGACGAAACCGGCGACACCGCAGCCTCACCCAACTGA
- the pheT gene encoding phenylalanine--tRNA ligase subunit beta, which yields MRIPYSWLREAVTAGAPGWDVGADELEQTLVRIGHEVEEVVTLGAVDGPLTVGRVSAIEELTEFKKPIRVCLVDVGEGKDRGIVCGATNFVIGDLVVVALPGTTLPGGFTITARKTYGRESDGMICSASELGLGTDHSGILVLPPGTAEPGASGADVLGLDDVVFNLAITPDRGYCMSVRGLAREIACAYDLNFVDPADIKPLPAEGQAWPLTVQAETGVRRFALRPVTGIDPAAVSPWWLQRRLLLSGIRATSPAVDVTNYVMLELGHPMHAHDRNRITGDFKVRFAKPGETVVTLDDIARKLDPADVLIVDDVATTAIGGVMGAASTEVRADSTDVLLEAAVWDPAAISRTQRRLHLPSEAARRYERAVDPAISVAALDRCATLLADIAGGAVSPTLTDWRGDPPRDDWAGTPISMAADLPDRFAGVAYAAGTTVRRLAQIGAVVSENGDVLTVTPPSWRPDLLQPADLVEEVLRLEGLEVIPSVLPPAPAGRGLTPVQKRRRAIGKSLAQSGYVEILPTPFMPAGVFDLWGLPADDPRRTATRVLNPLDANRPELATTLLPGLLEALGCNVSRGLVDAALYAIAQVVQPTEQTRRFELIPVDRRPTDAEIATLDASLPRQPQHVAAVLAGLREPQGPWGPGRGVDAADALEAVRIIGRASGIDFTLRAAQYLPWHPGRCAEVLVADTVVGHAGQLHPAVIERSGLPKGTCALELNLDALPVPELLPAPKVSPFPAVFQDLSLVVPADVPAQAVADAVREGAGELLEDMQLFDVFTGPQIGEDRKSLTFALRFRAPDRTLTEDDASAARDAAVRRAAELVGAELRA from the coding sequence ATGCGCATTCCGTACAGCTGGCTGCGCGAGGCCGTTACCGCCGGAGCCCCGGGCTGGGATGTCGGTGCCGACGAGCTCGAGCAGACGCTGGTGCGCATCGGCCACGAGGTCGAGGAAGTCGTGACCCTGGGCGCGGTCGACGGCCCGCTCACGGTGGGGCGGGTGTCCGCCATCGAGGAGCTCACCGAATTCAAGAAGCCGATCCGCGTCTGCCTGGTCGACGTCGGCGAGGGTAAGGATCGTGGAATCGTCTGCGGTGCAACGAATTTCGTGATCGGCGATTTGGTGGTGGTCGCGTTGCCGGGCACCACGCTGCCCGGCGGTTTCACGATCACCGCGCGCAAGACCTACGGCCGTGAGTCCGACGGAATGATCTGCTCGGCATCCGAACTCGGCTTGGGCACCGACCATTCCGGCATTCTGGTGCTGCCGCCGGGCACCGCAGAACCGGGCGCCAGCGGGGCCGACGTGCTCGGACTCGACGACGTGGTCTTCAACCTGGCCATCACGCCCGACCGCGGCTACTGCATGTCGGTGCGCGGGCTGGCCCGCGAGATCGCCTGCGCCTACGACCTGAATTTCGTCGACCCGGCCGACATCAAGCCGCTGCCGGCCGAAGGCCAGGCGTGGCCGCTGACCGTGCAGGCCGAAACCGGCGTGCGCAGGTTCGCGCTGCGTCCGGTCACCGGGATCGATCCGGCCGCGGTGTCGCCGTGGTGGCTGCAGCGCCGGCTGCTGCTGTCCGGTATCCGCGCGACCTCCCCGGCCGTCGACGTGACCAACTACGTGATGCTGGAACTGGGTCACCCGATGCACGCCCACGACCGCAACCGCATCACCGGGGACTTCAAGGTGCGTTTCGCGAAGCCCGGCGAGACCGTCGTGACGCTGGATGACATTGCGCGCAAACTCGATCCGGCGGATGTGCTGATCGTCGACGACGTCGCGACGACCGCGATCGGCGGCGTGATGGGCGCGGCAAGCACCGAGGTCCGCGCCGATTCCACCGACGTGCTGCTGGAGGCCGCGGTGTGGGACCCGGCCGCCATTTCGCGCACCCAGCGCCGCCTGCACCTGCCCAGTGAGGCCGCCCGTCGCTACGAGCGGGCCGTCGACCCGGCCATTTCGGTGGCCGCGCTGGATCGGTGTGCGACGTTGCTGGCCGACATCGCCGGGGGAGCGGTATCGCCGACCCTGACCGATTGGCGAGGAGATCCGCCGCGCGACGATTGGGCCGGGACGCCGATCTCGATGGCCGCCGACCTGCCGGACCGTTTCGCCGGCGTGGCATACGCCGCAGGCACGACCGTTCGGCGGCTGGCCCAAATCGGTGCTGTGGTAAGCGAAAACGGCGACGTGCTGACGGTGACACCGCCGAGCTGGCGACCCGATCTGTTGCAGCCCGCCGACCTCGTCGAGGAGGTGTTGCGGCTGGAGGGGCTGGAGGTCATTCCGTCGGTGCTGCCGCCGGCGCCGGCCGGGCGTGGGCTGACGCCGGTGCAGAAACGCCGGCGCGCGATCGGGAAGTCACTCGCGCAGTCCGGGTACGTCGAGATCCTGCCGACCCCGTTCATGCCGGCCGGCGTGTTCGACCTCTGGGGCCTGCCGGCCGATGACCCGCGCCGCACGGCGACCCGGGTGCTCAACCCGCTGGACGCGAATCGCCCGGAGCTGGCCACCACGCTACTGCCCGGCTTGTTGGAAGCTTTGGGGTGCAACGTTTCCCGAGGATTGGTCGACGCCGCGCTGTATGCCATCGCGCAGGTGGTGCAGCCGACCGAGCAGACCCGCCGCTTCGAGCTGATCCCCGTCGACCGCCGGCCGACCGATGCCGAGATCGCGACGCTCGACGCGTCGCTGCCCCGTCAGCCCCAGCACGTCGCCGCGGTGTTGGCCGGGCTGCGCGAACCGCAGGGCCCGTGGGGTCCCGGCCGCGGCGTCGATGCCGCCGACGCTCTCGAGGCGGTGCGAATCATCGGTCGCGCCAGTGGAATTGACTTCACCCTGCGGGCGGCCCAGTACCTGCCGTGGCATCCCGGCCGGTGCGCCGAGGTTCTCGTCGCGGATACCGTCGTCGGCCACGCCGGTCAACTGCATCCGGCCGTCATCGAGCGCTCCGGCCTGCCGAAGGGCACCTGCGCCCTGGAGCTCAACCTCGACGCGCTTCCCGTCCCCGAGCTGTTGCCGGCGCCCAAGGTGTCGCCGTTCCCCGCCGTCTTCCAGGACCTCAGCCTGGTGGTGCCGGCGGACGTGCCGGCCCAGGCGGTGGCCGACGCGGTGCGCGAGGGGGCCGGCGAGCTGCTCGAAGACATGCAGCTGTTCGACGTGTTCACCGGCCCGCAGATCGGCGAGGACCGCAAGTCGCTGACCTTCGCGCTGCGGTTCCGCGCACCGGATCGCACGCTCACCGAAGACGACGCCAGTGCGGCCCGCGATGCCGCGGTGCGCCGTGCCGCCGAGCTGGTCGGCGCCGAACTGCGCGCCTAG
- the pheS gene encoding phenylalanine--tRNA ligase subunit alpha produces MGDQPVDLSPEALAEAVEAARAALAGAGTLEALAQTKTEHLGDRSPIALARQALGTLPKEERSDAGKRVNTARGEVQSAYDERLAVLRAERDAAVLVAESIDVTLPSTRQPPGARHPITILAEHVADTFIAMGWELAEGPEVETEQFNFDALNFPADHPARSEQDTFYVAPEDSRQLLRTHTSPVQVRTMLERELPVYIVSIGRTFRTDELDSTHTPVFHQVEGLAVDRGLSMAHLRGTLDALARAEFGPEARTRIRPHFFPFTEPSAEVDVWFVGKKGGAGWVEWGGCGMVHPNVLRAAGIDPEIYSGFAFGMGLERTLQFRNGIPDMRDMVEGDIRFSLPFGVGL; encoded by the coding sequence GTGGGTGATCAACCCGTCGACCTGTCGCCGGAAGCGTTGGCCGAGGCCGTCGAGGCCGCCCGCGCGGCTTTGGCCGGGGCCGGCACCCTGGAAGCGCTGGCACAGACCAAGACCGAGCACCTCGGCGACCGCTCGCCGATCGCACTGGCCCGCCAAGCGCTGGGCACCCTGCCCAAGGAGGAGCGCTCCGACGCCGGCAAGCGCGTCAACACCGCGCGCGGCGAGGTGCAAAGCGCCTACGACGAACGGCTGGCGGTGCTGCGCGCCGAGCGCGACGCGGCCGTGCTGGTCGCCGAAAGCATCGACGTCACACTGCCGTCGACCCGGCAGCCACCCGGTGCCCGCCACCCGATCACGATCCTGGCCGAACACGTCGCCGACACCTTCATCGCGATGGGGTGGGAACTGGCCGAGGGTCCCGAGGTCGAAACCGAACAGTTCAACTTCGACGCGCTCAACTTCCCGGCCGACCATCCCGCGCGCAGCGAGCAGGACACCTTCTACGTCGCGCCGGAGGATTCGCGGCAGCTGCTGCGCACCCACACCTCGCCGGTTCAGGTACGGACCATGCTGGAGCGCGAGCTGCCGGTCTACATCGTCTCGATCGGCCGCACGTTTCGCACCGACGAACTCGACTCCACCCACACTCCGGTGTTCCATCAGGTCGAGGGCCTCGCCGTGGACCGGGGTCTGTCGATGGCGCACCTGCGCGGGACGCTGGACGCGCTCGCGCGCGCGGAATTCGGCCCCGAGGCGCGCACCCGGATCCGGCCGCACTTCTTCCCGTTCACCGAGCCGTCGGCCGAGGTCGACGTGTGGTTCGTCGGCAAGAAGGGCGGTGCCGGCTGGGTGGAGTGGGGCGGCTGCGGTATGGTTCATCCAAACGTGTTGCGCGCCGCGGGAATTGATCCCGAGATCTATTCGGGCTTCGCATTCGGGATGGGCCTGGAACGCACCCTGCAGTTCCGCAACGGCATCCCCGACATGCGCGACATGGTCGAAGGTGACATCCGGTTCTCGCTGCCGTTCGGGGTAGGTCTGTAA